The following are encoded in a window of Poecile atricapillus isolate bPoeAtr1 chromosome 3, bPoeAtr1.hap1, whole genome shotgun sequence genomic DNA:
- the E2F6 gene encoding transcription factor E2F6 isoform X2, giving the protein MAGRDKWEHLRPLQPDTLRAPMINLNVHKDTRLVKKTVEVKRPRFDASLVLLTRRFMALLKKAPDGVLDLNEVATTLGVRKRRVYDITNVLDGIDLIKKRSKNLIQWIGNNLDQVVGKVPEQQNLRDELSDLSAMEEALDELIKNCAHQIFELTDDKENAKLAYVTYQDIRSIQAFQEQIVIAIKAPEDTKLEIPVPKDDHIEVHVKSTKGPINVYLCEVEIEKSAAKTFQDTDTVTNETETSYYPHEVRSPMEEKKPFEMPD; this is encoded by the exons ATGGCCGGACGCGACAAGTGGGAGCACCTAAGGCCGCTGCAGCCGGACACGCTGCGT GCACCAATGATCAACCTGAATGTGCACAAGGACACACGGCTTGTGAAAA AAACTGTGGAAGTCAAAAGGCCTCGATTTGATGCATCCTTGGTGCTTTTGACACGAAGATTTATGGCTCTTCTCAAAAAAGCTCCAGATGGTGTCCTTGATTTAAATGAAGTAGCAACAACACTTGGAGTACGAAAACGAAGAGTGTATGACATCACCAATGTGTTGGATGGAATCGACTTGATTAAGAAAAGATCTAAGAATCTTATCCAGTGGAT AGGTAACAATCTTGACCAAGTCGTTGGAAAAGTACCAGAGCAGCAAAACCTTAGAGATGAACTTTCTGACTTGTCAGCCATGGAAGAAGCTTTGGATGAATTAATCAAGAATTGTGCTCATCAGATATTTGAACTAACAGAtgacaaagaaaatgcaaa ACTAGCTTATGTGACATACCAAGATATCCGAAGCATTCAGGCATTTCAGGAACAGATTGTGATCGCAATCAAAGCTCCAGAGGACACCAAATTGGAAATACCAGTTCCTAAAGAT GATCACATAGAAGTACATGTGAAGAGTACAAAAGGACCTATTAATGTGTATCTATGTGAGGTGGAAATAGAGAAGTCAGCTGCCAAAACTTTTCAAGATACGGATACTGTCACTAATGAAACTGAGACATCATATTATCCTCATGAGG TGAGATCACCgatggaagagaaaaaaccaTTTGAGATGCCAGATTAA
- the E2F6 gene encoding transcription factor E2F6 isoform X1: MAGRDKWEHLRPLQPDTLRVSEAPMINLNVHKDTRLVKKTVEVKRPRFDASLVLLTRRFMALLKKAPDGVLDLNEVATTLGVRKRRVYDITNVLDGIDLIKKRSKNLIQWIGNNLDQVVGKVPEQQNLRDELSDLSAMEEALDELIKNCAHQIFELTDDKENAKLAYVTYQDIRSIQAFQEQIVIAIKAPEDTKLEIPVPKDDHIEVHVKSTKGPINVYLCEVEIEKSAAKTFQDTDTVTNETETSYYPHEVRSPMEEKKPFEMPD; encoded by the exons ATGGCCGGACGCGACAAGTGGGAGCACCTAAGGCCGCTGCAGCCGGACACGCTGCGTGTGAGTGAG GCACCAATGATCAACCTGAATGTGCACAAGGACACACGGCTTGTGAAAA AAACTGTGGAAGTCAAAAGGCCTCGATTTGATGCATCCTTGGTGCTTTTGACACGAAGATTTATGGCTCTTCTCAAAAAAGCTCCAGATGGTGTCCTTGATTTAAATGAAGTAGCAACAACACTTGGAGTACGAAAACGAAGAGTGTATGACATCACCAATGTGTTGGATGGAATCGACTTGATTAAGAAAAGATCTAAGAATCTTATCCAGTGGAT AGGTAACAATCTTGACCAAGTCGTTGGAAAAGTACCAGAGCAGCAAAACCTTAGAGATGAACTTTCTGACTTGTCAGCCATGGAAGAAGCTTTGGATGAATTAATCAAGAATTGTGCTCATCAGATATTTGAACTAACAGAtgacaaagaaaatgcaaa ACTAGCTTATGTGACATACCAAGATATCCGAAGCATTCAGGCATTTCAGGAACAGATTGTGATCGCAATCAAAGCTCCAGAGGACACCAAATTGGAAATACCAGTTCCTAAAGAT GATCACATAGAAGTACATGTGAAGAGTACAAAAGGACCTATTAATGTGTATCTATGTGAGGTGGAAATAGAGAAGTCAGCTGCCAAAACTTTTCAAGATACGGATACTGTCACTAATGAAACTGAGACATCATATTATCCTCATGAGG TGAGATCACCgatggaagagaaaaaaccaTTTGAGATGCCAGATTAA